A DNA window from Pseudomonas wuhanensis contains the following coding sequences:
- a CDS encoding RNA polymerase sigma factor, whose product MCPSNPESFTTSVSSGIRQLTHVQVKILRAFIHKRVMNTDDVDDILQGTFLEALRSEHKFRNASQPQTWLCGIALNLIRSHFRRVYREPGQESWDDSLHSDLDIQTDLSHQVNDHRELLRTMTAIRGLPQNMQKVIEVALDTGGNYQETALSLGIPIGTVRSRLSRARQQLKNQLGPFV is encoded by the coding sequence ATGTGCCCAAGTAACCCAGAGTCCTTCACCACCTCAGTGTCCTCCGGAATTCGTCAACTCACCCACGTTCAAGTGAAAATTTTGCGAGCATTCATTCACAAACGTGTCATGAACACGGATGACGTGGATGACATCCTTCAAGGTACCTTCCTTGAAGCGCTGCGTTCCGAACACAAGTTTCGCAACGCCAGTCAGCCACAGACGTGGCTGTGCGGAATTGCCTTAAACCTCATCCGCAGTCACTTCAGGCGCGTGTACCGAGAACCGGGTCAAGAAAGTTGGGACGATTCCCTGCACTCCGATCTGGACATCCAGACGGACCTCAGCCACCAGGTCAACGATCATCGAGAACTGCTGCGAACGATGACGGCCATTCGAGGCCTCCCCCAGAATATGCAGAAAGTGATCGAAGTGGCCCTGGACACAGGGGGTAATTATCAAGAAACGGCTTTGTCGTTGGGGATACCTATAGGCACCGTGCGCTCTAGGCTCTCTCGGGCTCGACAGCAGCTAAAAAATCAACTGGGACCTTTCGTTTAA
- a CDS encoding TyeA family type III secretion system gatekeeper subunit, which yields MLRNNLLGKQPSLEDLLALVDGEPAMAMAALQTAAQQANAEGHPAEHAALSVWARELGIKHGGTRRSDISALRPSTNSGANRRRRIDTRHLYGDATVMDSVKGLIELLMGGQEKSEHFQLKLQQMQSTIKYDLAAMAPTASQKQIRPIVHACNVVRHVAVLLDGCKKILKRMSGKNPLGITEPVNFLQSLLRLSADGLQIKETQSLARVIGGEHLKHQLAFLNALRPMVQELPLVLWRDLDKRRLALNNLRALMTQLTEQEQIQNLGRIAP from the coding sequence ATGCTGCGTAACAACCTGCTGGGCAAACAGCCAAGCCTTGAAGATTTGCTGGCTTTGGTGGATGGAGAACCCGCCATGGCGATGGCGGCGTTGCAGACCGCTGCCCAACAGGCGAACGCTGAAGGCCACCCCGCCGAGCATGCTGCCCTTTCTGTCTGGGCCAGAGAGCTGGGCATCAAACATGGCGGCACCCGGCGAAGCGATATCAGTGCGCTCAGACCGTCCACGAACTCTGGCGCTAACAGGCGACGTCGCATAGACACACGTCACCTGTATGGCGACGCCACTGTCATGGACAGCGTGAAAGGACTCATCGAATTACTGATGGGTGGCCAGGAAAAATCCGAGCATTTCCAGCTGAAGCTGCAACAAATGCAAAGCACGATCAAATACGATCTCGCTGCAATGGCGCCGACAGCGTCTCAGAAGCAGATACGCCCCATAGTGCATGCATGCAACGTTGTACGACACGTAGCGGTGCTTCTGGATGGATGCAAAAAAATTCTCAAGCGCATGAGCGGTAAGAACCCCTTGGGGATTACGGAACCAGTGAACTTTCTCCAGTCGCTGCTGCGCCTGTCAGCAGACGGTTTGCAAATAAAGGAGACCCAAAGCTTGGCTCGAGTTATCGGAGGCGAACACCTCAAGCATCAGCTGGCATTTCTCAATGCCCTTCGCCCCATGGTGCAAGAATTACCCCTGGTTCTGTGGCGGGACCTGGACAAGCGACGCCTGGCGCTGAACAATCTTCGCGCGCTAATGACCCAACTGACTGAGCAGGAACAAATTCAGAACCTGGGCAGGATTGCCCCGTGA
- the sctV gene encoding type III secretion system export apparatus subunit SctV codes for MHRSEVVGAFVVIAIMFMMITPLPTGLVDVLIAINICISCLLIMLAMHLPRALAFSTFPAVLLLTTMFRLALSISTTRLILLDQDAGHIVAAFGEFVVGGNLAVGLVIFLILTVVNFIVITNGSERVAEVGARFTLDAMPGKQMSIDSDLRANLISVDEARTRRSELGKESQLFGAMDGAMKFVKGDAIASLIIVAINLIGGIAIGVLQHDMTGGDALQLYAVLTIGDGLIAQIPALLISVTCGMIITRVPSDNAVPSNIGREIAEQITSQPKAWIMAAMAMLGFAALPGMPTAVFLVIAFICGAGGLLQISRAKPTSTAPIIAISPEMNGTEDLRSFTSSRQFVMQFHSDQDTGAVDRLVVEIRQRRNRLVVQFGLTLPSFIIERVTNLEPDEFRFLIYDVPMLRATFTQTHVAIGTQDLPDSSETGSLDREEERWVWTPKESAAAQDPAIESVSSSTLIVERMERAMQLSGPQFIGMQETKAILSFLELEQPELAQEVQRLLPLARFSAVLQRLAAECIPIRALRVIAETMIEHGPHEREITVLTDYVRIAMKTQIVHQYSGPEGLLVWLVTPESEAILRDSLRQTQTETFFSLDNDVSEVLLQQMQMAFPLHALETPVMLVAQDLRSPLRTLLQEQFHHVPVLSFAEISYSSQVKVLGRLDLDFDQAPFDEEYAA; via the coding sequence ATGCATCGCTCGGAAGTCGTGGGCGCTTTCGTGGTCATTGCGATCATGTTCATGATGATCACGCCGCTGCCCACTGGTTTAGTCGACGTTCTGATCGCTATCAATATCTGCATCTCCTGCCTGCTCATCATGTTGGCCATGCATTTGCCTCGGGCGCTGGCGTTTTCGACTTTCCCTGCCGTGCTGCTATTGACCACAATGTTTCGCCTGGCGCTGTCCATCTCGACCACACGTCTGATCTTGCTCGATCAGGATGCCGGGCACATTGTCGCGGCATTTGGTGAATTTGTGGTCGGTGGCAACCTGGCCGTAGGTCTGGTGATTTTCCTGATCCTCACCGTGGTGAATTTCATCGTCATTACCAACGGCTCGGAGCGCGTTGCCGAAGTCGGCGCGCGCTTTACTCTGGACGCCATGCCCGGCAAGCAAATGTCCATCGATAGCGATCTACGCGCCAACCTGATTTCGGTCGATGAAGCACGCACTCGACGATCCGAATTGGGGAAGGAAAGCCAGTTGTTTGGCGCCATGGACGGCGCCATGAAATTCGTCAAGGGCGACGCGATCGCAAGCCTGATCATCGTCGCTATCAACCTGATCGGCGGTATCGCCATTGGAGTTTTACAGCATGACATGACCGGCGGCGACGCCTTGCAGCTGTACGCGGTATTGACTATCGGAGACGGGCTGATCGCACAAATTCCCGCACTGCTGATTTCTGTCACCTGCGGCATGATCATTACGCGCGTACCCAGCGACAACGCCGTACCTAGCAACATCGGCAGGGAAATCGCCGAACAAATTACCAGTCAGCCCAAGGCGTGGATCATGGCCGCTATGGCCATGCTCGGTTTTGCCGCTTTGCCGGGTATGCCAACAGCAGTATTCCTTGTCATCGCATTCATCTGCGGCGCTGGAGGATTGTTACAGATCAGTCGGGCCAAACCGACTTCCACAGCTCCGATCATCGCGATATCACCCGAGATGAACGGCACTGAAGACTTGCGCAGCTTTACCTCCAGCCGTCAGTTCGTGATGCAATTTCATTCCGATCAAGACACTGGTGCGGTGGATCGACTGGTGGTGGAGATTCGCCAGCGACGCAATCGCCTCGTCGTGCAGTTTGGCCTGACGTTGCCCTCTTTCATCATCGAACGAGTCACTAATCTTGAACCTGACGAGTTTCGCTTTCTGATCTACGACGTGCCGATGCTCAGGGCGACATTTACCCAGACTCACGTCGCAATCGGTACTCAAGACCTACCCGACTCAAGCGAAACCGGCAGCCTGGATCGCGAGGAAGAACGGTGGGTATGGACACCGAAAGAAAGCGCTGCCGCTCAAGACCCGGCCATAGAATCAGTCAGCTCAAGCACGCTGATCGTCGAGCGTATGGAGCGCGCCATGCAGCTCAGCGGCCCGCAATTTATCGGAATGCAGGAAACCAAGGCAATCTTGAGCTTTCTTGAACTGGAGCAACCTGAACTCGCCCAGGAGGTGCAACGACTCTTGCCACTGGCACGCTTCTCGGCGGTGTTACAGCGCCTGGCGGCCGAATGCATCCCTATCCGGGCATTACGTGTAATTGCCGAGACCATGATCGAGCATGGCCCTCACGAGCGTGAAATCACCGTGCTAACCGATTATGTGCGAATAGCCATGAAGACGCAGATCGTTCATCAGTACAGCGGCCCGGAAGGTTTGCTGGTGTGGCTGGTCACGCCGGAGAGCGAAGCTATCCTGCGCGACAGCCTTCGTCAGACGCAGACTGAGACGTTCTTCTCACTGGACAACGACGTGAGTGAAGTGCTCTTGCAACAGATGCAGATGGCGTTCCCCCTTCATGCCTTGGAAACACCCGTCATGTTGGTGGCTCAGGATCTGCGCAGCCCTTTGCGCACACTGTTACAGGAACAATTCCACCACGTGCCGGTGCTGTCCTTTGCTGAAATCAGTTACAGCTCCCAGGTCAAGGTATTGGGCCGGCTCGACTTGGACTTTGACCAAGCCCCTTTCGATGAAGAGTACGCAGCCTGA
- a CDS encoding FHA domain-containing protein yields the protein MYELRVLNGLHQGAALPLVGDQWDIGSDAELDLALYDPGVAGLHCRLQRVHDQWQLHAMDSVVCNEQGHGQAVIHLTPHLKFTLGTVWLCLAHAQEAWDDCPTLLPQNEDLTLLSGSASHLEKATVRSRVFNRVSGVVLGLLIGVVGSAWSLTRPVTSVAPQPVASEEPLVKAPLDSVPGPDRIEDARRHLITMLKERLLDQVSLHQTPEGLTLTGHLDGESLQVYLRMLEQFKDRYPSSISLVDNVSTSSTGLPFVIVQIMAGPLAHLVIADGQRLYIGDERQGLRLTRIDDHRIRFEGDRHFEVHW from the coding sequence ATGTATGAATTGAGGGTGTTGAATGGGCTGCACCAGGGAGCGGCACTGCCATTGGTTGGTGATCAGTGGGACATTGGCTCGGACGCTGAGCTGGACCTGGCCCTGTACGATCCAGGCGTGGCGGGTCTGCACTGTCGCTTGCAACGTGTTCATGACCAGTGGCAATTGCACGCCATGGACAGCGTCGTCTGCAACGAACAGGGTCATGGTCAGGCCGTGATACACCTTACGCCCCATCTAAAATTCACGCTGGGTACCGTTTGGCTTTGCTTGGCACACGCACAAGAAGCCTGGGACGATTGCCCAACACTCTTGCCCCAAAATGAAGATCTGACGCTCCTCTCTGGCAGCGCTAGTCACCTTGAAAAAGCAACCGTGCGGTCCCGTGTATTTAACCGGGTCAGCGGCGTGGTCCTCGGTCTTCTGATCGGCGTCGTAGGCAGTGCCTGGAGCTTAACCCGTCCGGTAACGTCCGTAGCCCCTCAACCTGTGGCAAGTGAGGAACCCTTGGTTAAGGCTCCACTGGACAGTGTTCCAGGGCCAGATCGTATCGAGGACGCGCGGCGCCATCTCATCACGATGCTCAAGGAACGCCTGCTCGATCAAGTGTCGTTGCACCAGACGCCCGAAGGTTTGACGCTCACTGGTCATCTTGATGGTGAATCACTGCAGGTCTACCTACGCATGCTAGAACAGTTCAAAGATCGCTACCCCTCCTCCATATCGCTCGTTGACAACGTGTCGACCTCGAGTACCGGCTTGCCTTTCGTCATTGTGCAGATCATGGCCGGTCCGCTGGCCCACTTGGTCATTGCTGACGGCCAGAGGCTTTACATCGGCGATGAGCGACAAGGTTTGCGCCTGACCCGGATCGATGACCACAGGATCAGATTCGAAGGCGACCGACATTTCGAGGTTCACTGGTGA
- a CDS encoding FliI/YscN family ATPase: MNAALAQWTAMQQARLANFSAVTTSGRVSAVSGILLQCQIPAARIGDLCEVSKADGSLMLAEIVGFTTECTLLSALGTPDGIQVGARIQPLGISHRIGVDDSLLGSVLDGFGRPLQGNATGAFAGPNDRRVTLPVIADAIPATLRPRITQALPTGIRAIDGPLLLGEGQRVGLFAGAGCGKTTLMAELARNMGCDVIVFGLIGERGRELREFLDHELDETLRQRSVLICATSDRSSMERARAAFTATAIAEAYRAEGRKVLLLIDSLTRFARAQREIGIAAGEPLGRGGLPPSVYTLLPRLVERAGMSESGSITALYTVLIEQDSMNDPVADEVRSLLDGHIVLSRKLAERGHYPAIDVQASISRVLSNVSGREHQQANNRLRRLMACYRQVEMLLRLGEYQPGGDPVTDCAVQLNDSINGFLQQDLREPVPLQDTLDALMHLTSQLPEA, encoded by the coding sequence GTGAACGCGGCGCTGGCGCAGTGGACAGCCATGCAACAGGCACGCTTGGCCAATTTTTCTGCCGTCACTACCAGCGGTCGGGTAAGCGCTGTGAGCGGCATTCTGCTGCAATGTCAGATTCCGGCCGCCAGAATTGGAGATCTCTGCGAAGTCAGCAAGGCCGACGGCAGCCTGATGTTGGCCGAAATCGTCGGTTTCACCACCGAGTGCACGTTACTCAGCGCTCTCGGTACCCCGGACGGTATTCAGGTAGGCGCTCGCATACAGCCACTGGGTATCAGTCATCGCATCGGTGTCGACGACAGCCTGCTGGGGAGCGTGCTGGATGGCTTTGGCCGTCCCCTGCAAGGCAACGCCACAGGAGCATTCGCTGGGCCAAACGATCGGCGTGTGACCTTGCCGGTTATCGCCGACGCAATACCGGCGACCCTGCGCCCACGCATAACTCAAGCACTTCCCACCGGCATTCGTGCCATCGACGGGCCCCTTCTGCTCGGCGAGGGGCAGCGCGTCGGGTTGTTCGCGGGCGCCGGTTGTGGCAAGACGACACTGATGGCCGAACTTGCGCGCAACATGGGATGCGACGTGATTGTGTTTGGTCTGATCGGGGAACGGGGTCGAGAGCTGCGGGAGTTCCTTGATCACGAGCTCGATGAGACGTTGCGCCAACGGTCGGTATTGATCTGCGCGACTTCGGATCGATCGAGCATGGAGCGCGCACGTGCCGCGTTCACAGCGACCGCCATCGCCGAGGCCTATCGAGCTGAGGGGCGCAAAGTATTGCTGCTTATCGACTCATTAACCCGCTTTGCTCGTGCTCAGCGGGAAATAGGCATTGCAGCGGGCGAGCCTCTGGGTCGAGGCGGATTACCCCCATCCGTTTACACCTTGCTCCCCAGACTCGTGGAGCGGGCAGGCATGAGCGAAAGCGGCTCGATCACAGCGCTTTACACGGTGCTCATCGAACAGGATTCCATGAACGATCCAGTGGCCGACGAAGTGCGCTCGCTGTTGGACGGCCATATTGTGTTATCGCGCAAATTGGCCGAACGCGGCCACTATCCAGCCATTGATGTGCAGGCCAGCATCAGCAGGGTGCTCAGTAACGTGAGTGGACGAGAGCATCAGCAAGCCAACAACCGATTGCGTCGGCTGATGGCTTGCTATCGCCAGGTGGAAATGCTTTTGCGGCTGGGCGAATACCAGCCGGGCGGCGATCCTGTGACCGATTGTGCCGTGCAACTCAACGATTCGATCAATGGTTTTCTGCAGCAGGACCTGCGTGAACCGGTGCCGCTGCAGGACACGCTGGATGCGCTGATGCACCTGACTTCGCAATTGCCGGAGGCGTAA
- a CDS encoding type III secretion protein, with protein sequence MDEVLEEDPRQIELEQVIAVLTPLRQHRLARAERDLHRAKDDLKAMEEQLVKARALLDQMHEEQQERRRTLAQMHLQQTTKRTTIDQWRAEEQRMLDRIAKRRQDIDEQSLSIDAQKTLLEQFRQAATARQRAVEKLACLSEALNDGIEAK encoded by the coding sequence ATGGACGAAGTACTGGAAGAAGATCCGCGGCAAATAGAGCTGGAGCAGGTGATTGCTGTTCTGACCCCCCTGCGACAGCATCGACTGGCTCGGGCCGAACGCGATTTACATCGAGCGAAAGACGATCTGAAGGCAATGGAGGAGCAACTGGTGAAGGCTCGTGCGCTATTGGATCAAATGCACGAAGAACAGCAAGAACGTCGACGAACGCTGGCTCAAATGCATCTGCAGCAAACCACGAAACGGACCACCATCGATCAATGGCGCGCCGAAGAGCAACGCATGCTCGATCGAATCGCAAAACGGCGTCAGGACATCGACGAGCAGTCTTTGAGCATCGACGCGCAGAAAACCCTACTCGAACAATTTCGCCAAGCCGCCACAGCACGACAGCGTGCGGTAGAAAAGTTGGCCTGTCTGAGTGAAGCCCTGAATGACGGAATCGAAGCCAAATGA
- a CDS encoding type III secretion system HrpP C-terminal domain-containing protein: protein MSTPIKPTAHSPSRISPIERPTVQDVHRPGQAATRRGESDKIRPTAAGQSADQVLPADGLLFAQLLMPPGGALSDNASEGGFGVPLQSEVMMAQLVDELVCQLPLQAEHPFNFTLSMPHLGKVQVKANKNATHWAIELSFDRPDTLTRLQSRQGTCEQALTQALRHPVQLSMHEASEQ from the coding sequence ATGAGTACTCCCATCAAGCCCACGGCGCATTCGCCATCCAGAATATCACCTATTGAACGCCCGACAGTCCAGGACGTTCATCGACCTGGTCAAGCCGCAACGCGTCGGGGCGAATCCGACAAGATCCGCCCCACTGCAGCTGGACAGTCCGCGGATCAAGTATTACCGGCAGACGGCCTGCTATTCGCGCAACTACTGATGCCTCCCGGGGGCGCCCTCTCCGATAACGCATCTGAAGGCGGGTTCGGTGTGCCGTTACAGTCTGAGGTCATGATGGCGCAGTTGGTGGACGAACTGGTCTGCCAACTGCCGCTCCAGGCCGAACACCCATTTAATTTCACGCTATCAATGCCACACCTGGGCAAGGTCCAGGTCAAGGCTAATAAAAACGCCACTCATTGGGCTATCGAACTGAGCTTTGACCGCCCCGATACGCTTACCCGCCTGCAATCCCGTCAAGGTACTTGCGAACAGGCACTCACTCAGGCTCTGCGACATCCGGTACAGCTGTCTATGCATGAAGCCTCAGAACAGTGA
- a CDS encoding type III secretion system protein, whose protein sequence is MLLDSAIGPIRLSDAGAVLSLLGNLPVVVQGPYQAWYWQLVNQQLSTPITALLAPIVPILEDVIGVEYEIGCRLQVRLGEECVHAIFSTSPASLLRLLEGARWQAEEHHLGDDWDVSQPLVIGEVALTVEQFESLRPADVLLPSISYFDIDGEGRLDFGGLHWTVAAQAHATRIVVRLTHEEIF, encoded by the coding sequence GTGCTTCTTGACAGCGCCATCGGGCCAATTCGACTGAGTGACGCAGGTGCCGTTCTTAGCCTGCTGGGGAACTTGCCGGTGGTGGTTCAAGGCCCGTATCAGGCGTGGTACTGGCAACTCGTCAATCAGCAACTGAGTACTCCGATAACAGCACTGCTAGCACCGATAGTGCCAATTTTGGAAGACGTGATCGGGGTCGAATACGAAATCGGTTGCCGATTGCAAGTGCGCTTGGGAGAAGAGTGCGTCCACGCCATATTCAGCACCTCCCCCGCCTCTTTGCTGCGCCTGCTCGAGGGCGCGCGCTGGCAGGCCGAAGAACATCACCTCGGCGATGACTGGGATGTCTCCCAGCCCTTAGTAATTGGCGAAGTGGCGCTAACTGTTGAGCAGTTCGAGTCCCTGCGCCCGGCGGATGTATTGCTGCCTTCCATTAGCTATTTCGATATCGATGGCGAAGGCCGGTTGGACTTCGGTGGCCTCCATTGGACAGTCGCTGCACAGGCACATGCCACACGAATAGTTGTACGACTGACTCACGAGGAAATCTTTTAA
- a CDS encoding FliM/FliN family flagellar motor switch protein, which produces MANDELDQEDLPENPDEDFMQEQYEDEDDDEEERESPEQSLASLTLDPLSQMSLEFTLRCGILTLTLGELRRLAPGVILEVAGIAPGHATLCKGDRVVAHGELVDVDGRLGLQITRLAPLS; this is translated from the coding sequence ATGGCAAACGATGAACTGGATCAGGAAGACTTGCCGGAAAACCCTGATGAAGACTTCATGCAGGAGCAGTATGAGGATGAGGATGACGACGAGGAAGAACGTGAGTCACCAGAGCAAAGTCTCGCCTCGCTGACGCTTGATCCGTTGAGTCAGATGTCTCTGGAGTTCACTCTGCGGTGTGGAATCTTGACGCTGACCCTCGGTGAGCTGCGCAGACTCGCGCCTGGCGTGATCCTGGAAGTGGCCGGCATCGCCCCAGGGCACGCGACCTTGTGCAAAGGCGATCGGGTGGTAGCCCATGGTGAGTTGGTCGACGTGGACGGGCGTTTGGGTCTGCAGATTACCCGACTGGCACCCCTGTCATGA
- the sctR gene encoding type III secretion system export apparatus subunit SctR, with the protein MIMDGMNPILLALFLGAMSLIPFMLIVCTAFLKIAMTLLITRNAIGVQQVPPNMALYGIALAATMFVMAPVVHEIQQRLEQNPFEAGDTEQFKASAARVIEPLQRFMTRNTDPDVITHLLDNTQRMWPKEMADKASKEDLMLVIPAFVLSELQAGFEIGFLIYIPFIVIDLIISNLLLALGMQMVSPMTISLPLKLLLFVLVEGWTRLLDSLFYSYL; encoded by the coding sequence ATGATAATGGACGGGATGAATCCCATACTGCTTGCGCTGTTTCTGGGCGCGATGTCGCTGATCCCCTTCATGTTGATCGTCTGCACAGCCTTTCTGAAAATTGCGATGACACTGCTAATCACCCGCAATGCGATAGGGGTTCAACAGGTACCGCCGAACATGGCGCTATATGGCATTGCGTTGGCCGCAACTATGTTTGTGATGGCGCCGGTCGTGCACGAGATACAGCAACGGCTAGAACAGAACCCATTTGAAGCTGGTGATACCGAACAATTCAAGGCAAGTGCCGCCAGGGTGATCGAACCTTTGCAGCGGTTCATGACGCGTAATACCGACCCGGACGTGATTACCCATTTGCTGGATAACACTCAACGAATGTGGCCCAAGGAAATGGCCGACAAGGCGTCCAAAGAAGATTTGATGCTGGTCATACCGGCTTTTGTGTTATCCGAGCTCCAGGCCGGATTCGAAATCGGTTTTCTCATCTATATCCCTTTTATCGTTATTGACTTGATCATTTCCAACCTCCTGTTGGCGTTAGGCATGCAGATGGTTTCCCCCATGACTATTTCACTACCGCTCAAGCTATTACTTTTTGTGCTGGTAGAGGGTTGGACACGCCTTCTCGACAGCCTTTTTTATTCTTACCTTTGA
- the sctS gene encoding type III secretion system export apparatus subunit SctS, translating to MEAMALFKQGMFLVIILTAPPLGVAVLVGVIASLLQALLQIQDQTLPFAVKLAAVGLTLSMTGRWIGVELIQFINLAFDLIARTGGRH from the coding sequence GTGGAAGCGATGGCGTTGTTCAAGCAAGGCATGTTTCTAGTGATCATTCTCACGGCTCCACCCTTGGGGGTTGCCGTGCTGGTTGGCGTGATAGCGTCACTCTTGCAGGCCCTCTTGCAGATTCAGGACCAGACCCTGCCTTTTGCCGTAAAACTGGCTGCAGTCGGGCTGACGCTGTCCATGACCGGCCGCTGGATCGGCGTGGAGTTGATTCAGTTCATCAATCTGGCCTTTGACTTGATCGCCCGCACTGGAGGCCGACACTAG
- the sctT gene encoding type III secretion system export apparatus subunit SctT → MPNDAQEAFELMLGIGLAMARLLPCMMLVPAFCFKYLKGPLRYAVVVAVAMVPGPSIGQALTRHQDNLFVIGGLLIKEIILGTLLGLLLYAPFWMFASVGALLDSQRGALSGGQINPSLGPDATPLGELFQEMLIMLVILSGGLSLLTQVIWDSYSIWPPTSWFPGMTKDGLDLFLDQLSRTLQHMMLYAAPFIGLLLLIEAAFAMIGLYAQQLNVSILAMPAKSIAGLAFLLIYLPALIDLGEGELSALLDLKSLLPQLVQVP, encoded by the coding sequence ATGCCCAACGATGCTCAGGAGGCTTTTGAACTAATGCTGGGTATCGGGCTCGCCATGGCACGTCTGCTGCCTTGCATGATGCTGGTTCCCGCCTTCTGCTTCAAATACCTGAAAGGGCCGCTGCGTTATGCAGTGGTCGTGGCAGTGGCGATGGTGCCAGGCCCTTCGATTGGCCAGGCCCTTACCCGTCATCAAGACAACTTGTTCGTCATCGGTGGGCTACTGATTAAGGAAATCATTCTGGGCACACTCCTTGGCCTACTGCTCTATGCCCCGTTCTGGATGTTCGCATCAGTGGGTGCCTTGCTGGACAGCCAGCGCGGCGCACTCAGTGGCGGCCAGATCAATCCGTCGTTGGGACCGGATGCTACCCCATTGGGTGAGTTGTTCCAGGAAATGCTGATCATGCTGGTCATCCTGTCAGGCGGACTTTCGCTACTGACCCAAGTAATCTGGGACAGTTACAGCATTTGGCCGCCTACGTCCTGGTTCCCCGGCATGACAAAGGATGGCCTTGACCTATTCCTTGATCAACTCAGTCGGACCCTGCAACACATGATGCTGTACGCCGCGCCCTTTATTGGACTGCTTTTACTCATTGAGGCGGCTTTTGCGATGATCGGCCTGTACGCGCAGCAACTGAACGTCTCGATTCTGGCAATGCCAGCCAAAAGCATAGCAGGCCTGGCCTTTCTCTTGATCTATCTACCGGCCTTAATAGATCTGGGGGAAGGTGAGCTGTCTGCATTGCTGGACTTGAAATCGCTTTTGCCGCAGTTGGTTCAAGTCCCATGA
- the sctU gene encoding type III secretion system export apparatus subunit SctU, whose protein sequence is MTEKTKPATPKQLRDAREKGQVGQSQDFSKVLVLLMVSEVTLNLAEESMVRLQRMLALPLDHAGEPFMGTVARISSESATVLISFILCSVGVAVITRMIGTWMQIGFLFAPKALAPTLERLSPLGQAKQMLSMQNLTTLTLSILKAAAIAITLYVLIKPALSTLILLAYSDLNTYWRSLVQEFRHILRSTLGLLLVIGVIDFAVQKYFHAKKMRTSTEDIQKEHKQAEGDPHVKGHRQQLARQLSNEAPSAPRPSVDTADLVIVNPTHYAVALYYRPGETPLPLIHRKGMGDEALDIIALAKRAKIPVIQSIWLARTLYKVNEGRYIPRPTLLAVAHIYQVVRQLTDVPNEVIRVTDA, encoded by the coding sequence ATGACCGAGAAAACAAAACCAGCCACACCCAAACAGCTGCGTGACGCCAGGGAAAAAGGTCAGGTTGGGCAAAGCCAAGACTTCAGTAAAGTGCTGGTGCTGCTCATGGTGAGCGAAGTTACACTTAACCTGGCAGAGGAAAGCATGGTGCGCTTGCAGCGGATGCTGGCGCTTCCGCTTGACCATGCCGGCGAACCTTTTATGGGTACAGTCGCTCGGATCAGCAGCGAAAGCGCGACGGTATTGATCAGTTTTATTCTTTGCAGTGTCGGTGTCGCAGTCATCACTCGAATGATAGGCACGTGGATGCAAATCGGCTTTCTGTTCGCCCCAAAAGCGTTGGCGCCGACGCTTGAAAGGCTCAGCCCGTTAGGGCAAGCGAAACAAATGCTTTCAATGCAGAACCTAACCACGTTAACGCTGAGCATACTCAAAGCGGCGGCCATTGCAATTACGCTGTATGTATTGATCAAACCGGCGCTTAGTACGCTCATCCTGTTAGCTTATTCTGATCTGAATACTTATTGGCGTTCGCTGGTGCAAGAATTCCGCCATATATTGCGTTCCACTCTTGGCCTGCTACTGGTCATCGGCGTGATCGACTTCGCCGTGCAAAAATATTTCCACGCTAAAAAGATGCGAACCAGTACTGAAGATATACAGAAAGAACACAAACAAGCCGAAGGTGATCCGCATGTCAAAGGTCACCGTCAACAGCTGGCACGCCAGTTGTCCAATGAGGCCCCGAGCGCACCCCGCCCATCTGTAGACACCGCGGACCTGGTAATCGTCAACCCGACCCACTACGCCGTTGCCCTGTATTATCGCCCGGGCGAAACCCCTTTGCCGTTAATTCATCGCAAGGGTATGGGCGACGAAGCCCTGGACATAATCGCCCTTGCCAAGCGCGCGAAAATCCCGGTCATACAGAGTATCTGGCTTGCCCGGACACTCTATAAAGTCAACGAAGGCAGGTATATCCCACGC